The region CTACTTATGATAACATAGGAGATGTATACCTGGCACAAGATAAGTTTGGAGAAGCCAAGCACAATTTTTTGGGGAGCCTAAAAATAGCTCAACAAATCAAGGCAGCCAACCGGATCATAGAGGCTTACCATAGTTTATATCAATTATTTTATAAACAAACCAAAGCTGACTCTGCTTTGGTGTACTATCAACAATACAATTACCTTAAAGACAGTGTTTTTAACTCAGAGCAAAGTCGGCAAATGGCAGAAATTCAAGCCGACTATATCAATGAAAAAAAAGAAAAAGAGATTCAATTACTCGCTCATCAAAAAAAAATAGATCAACTTACTCTTTATATTGTGATTACACTGTTTGTACTCACAATAGCACTATCGCTCTTGATTGCCAGCAGGCAAAGGCTCAAAATTCGTAAAAACCGGGAAATATTGCAGCAACAACAGGAGATTTATCAAACCCAACAAACACTTATGCAAGAAAAGCTGAAGAATGAACAGCTTGCCAAAGAAGGGTTACAAAAAGAAATTGCCTATAAAAACCAACAACTTACTTCGCATACTTTGCACATGATCAAAAAAAATCAATTGCTTGAGCAAATCAAGGCAGGATTACTTGCTTTGGCACAAAACCCCAAGCAGTTGAAAAAAGAATTAGGAAACTTGAACCGTTTGGTAGAACAAGGGTTTAACCTTGACAAAGAATGGGAGGAGTTTCGGCAAGTTTTTGAGCAAGTACACCAAGACTTTTTTAAGCAACTAAAACAACAATACCCTAGCCTTACCCCACATGAATTGCACGTATGTGCTTTAGTAAAATTGAACTTTAGCATTAAAGAAATGGCCACCATCCTAGGCATTGCCCCCAACAGTGTAGCAATGGCTCGCTACCGTATCCGTAAAAAGTTACAGCTAGAGACAGACGATAATCTGACCGAATTTATGATGAAAGTAGCCTAAGCGGTTCTGACATGTTTCTATAGTTTCCCTTAAATAAAGTGATTTTTTGCTTTTTCCTAAAAAACACATAACCACCTAAAATACAACACACTAACACATACTGTATATACATTGTATAGATAAAAAACTTGTCTTGTAGAGCTTTTGTATAGGTCAATAATTAGGCAAAGCATTGGAAGCTCCCTAAGTTTGTATCAAGATATTTATCAAATAGAAATTCAAGTAGATAATCTGCTTTTTAAAATATAGTAAAGTTGTAAGGGGTGTTTTCCCTTTATCAGTTTTCAAGGTTTAACTTATAGTATAGTATAGCCCAGATGGCTATGGATATTTTATCCATAGTCATTTTTATTTTTATCATCCTTACAGTCAATAAATATTCATCAGGCATTTTATTTATGATCATTCAAACTTTTCGGGCACAACCATAATCACTTCTTCCTTATCAACAATTACCTGTCCGTCTACCAAGTCTTTGGTTTTACGGACAAACTTTTTTGGGGTAACAATGACTGGACACAGCGTGTCGCTGCTCCGTTTGGAATAATAGGCAGCCAATGAAGCGGCTTTTTCTATTACATCGGTAGGAAAGCTTTTACCTGCCTGGTATTTAATCACTACATGCGACCCACTCACATCTTTGGCGTGTAACCATAAGTCTTCTTTATAAGCATATTTTTGAGTCAGTAAGTCATTGTTTTTTGAGTTTTTACCTATCCAAATCTCAAACCCTTGATAATCAAACCTTTTAAATGGAAACTTATCCACTTGAGCTGCCTGATTGGTACTGGTGCTTAAGCGGTTGTTTTTGAGGTACTTGCGCAACTCTTTAAAGTTGTCTATTTCCATAACAATTGCCAAATGCTTTTCGTACTCCTTCTTTTCCCTTTCTTTTCGGGCAATATTTTCTTCCAGCTTTTGTATTTCTATGCGGGCATTTTTAGCCTTTCGATAATAGACTTCTGCGTTTTTTTGAGGGGATAAATCTTCCTTAAGTTTAATGGTACGCTGAGTATCATGGTAAAAATCAAATAGCTCTACAGTTTTTGCACGCTTAGGAATAACATGTAGATTGGCCATGATGATATTAGCTATTTCTTCATTTTTATTACTATCATCTAAATCTGCCAATTTACCATACGTTTTGTCCAGGTAATTTTGGGTTTGCTTAATCCTTTTATTAAGTACACGGCTCGCCTTTTCTCTTTGCTTTTCTAGCGAGCTGATTTTCACATATTGATAGTAAAAGTTATTGATTGCTTCTATTGCACCATCATAGTGTTCTTTATAGTCAGGATCACGTAAGAAAGTCAAGAGTTTAGGTAATCCTTTGTCAAAATAAATGTAAAAACCCGCTTTTTCTATGTCCTGTAAGTTTTTCTGAATAATGTCCCATTGTTCTAACAAATTAGCCATATTAAACACACCTTGAGCTTCTAACCACTTGCCTACATCTTTGCCTAATGTAGGGTACAAAGCCCTTACATTCCCTTCTTCCCGTTCAAAATCAGCAAAAGTTTGTCCAATGACCCTGTCCATTTCCATTAGTTTTAACACCTGATCTTTGCCCATTTTCTTATGAAATGAAATCACAAAATCACCTTGCTCAAACATAATGACATTGGAGCGTCCTCCATGCATTTTAAACAACAATGCATACCCTTGCTCAAACAAAATACTAAATGCCCGCTCATTGATATGTTGTACTACATGCTGAACTCTTTTGCCTTGCAGTACCTTAAATAAGTCAACGCTATTGCGTTTTGCCCTGAAAAACTCCTGAGTAAAGGATAAACAGGCAAAGTCTGGACGAAGCACTGACTTGATATAAAACTCTTCATGACCGCTATAAAAACCAAGTACTAACTCATCTTTATTTTGACTAAAAGCTTCTGCCAGCTTCATGCCCTCAACGTTGGTAGTAGTTACATCTGACGGATAGCCCATGCTCCACGAGGTTTGTAGTTTTTGGGCAATTTCTTTTGAAAGGTGCTTTAAGAAATGATAGTTGTTGTGCATGGTGAGACAATAATAGTTTTTTACAATCTTGCAAATTAAAAGGTTTCGGGGGGAATGTACGGTTAAAATAAGTTTTTCTTAAATAAACCCTTGCTTACATACACCTAAAATATGTCAGTATATCTTGTAAAAAGTCAATTTTACAATATTACTGTTAACTTTGCACCTTGTAGGTTTTATTCCCGCTTTTATTAGCAAAGACCTACAACTTTCGTCAAATAGTAGCGTATCCACTTATGTAAATTTAACATAATGAAGCTCTTTTAGTTGTATATACAAACTAAATAAAGTAATATATTTAAACCACAAACTCCGCTAACTACCAATGAACAAGTCAATTCTACCCTGGCTTTGCTTAGCCCTTGTGTGTGCTCTTTTTTGTAACTCCCCTGTTTTTAGCCAAAATGCGAGTAACTATGGAAGCCCTAACAGTACACAGTTTGCCACTAATGCCACTGCTACTCTCGAAGACATGAGCAGTGGTACAACTCAACTTATAGGAGCTAACCAGCTCAATACCAGTTCGTCAATCACTCCTTTTGGTTTCGAGGTATGGTTTATGGGCAAACGGTTTACCGATTTTAGTGTAAATACCAACGGAGT is a window of Microscilla marina ATCC 23134 DNA encoding:
- a CDS encoding helix-turn-helix transcriptional regulator — protein: TYDNIGDVYLAQDKFGEAKHNFLGSLKIAQQIKAANRIIEAYHSLYQLFYKQTKADSALVYYQQYNYLKDSVFNSEQSRQMAEIQADYINEKKEKEIQLLAHQKKIDQLTLYIVITLFVLTIALSLLIASRQRLKIRKNREILQQQQEIYQTQQTLMQEKLKNEQLAKEGLQKEIAYKNQQLTSHTLHMIKKNQLLEQIKAGLLALAQNPKQLKKELGNLNRLVEQGFNLDKEWEEFRQVFEQVHQDFFKQLKQQYPSLTPHELHVCALVKLNFSIKEMATILGIAPNSVAMARYRIRKKLQLETDDNLTEFMMKVA
- a CDS encoding NFACT RNA binding domain-containing protein, with product MHNNYHFLKHLSKEIAQKLQTSWSMGYPSDVTTTNVEGMKLAEAFSQNKDELVLGFYSGHEEFYIKSVLRPDFACLSFTQEFFRAKRNSVDLFKVLQGKRVQHVVQHINERAFSILFEQGYALLFKMHGGRSNVIMFEQGDFVISFHKKMGKDQVLKLMEMDRVIGQTFADFEREEGNVRALYPTLGKDVGKWLEAQGVFNMANLLEQWDIIQKNLQDIEKAGFYIYFDKGLPKLLTFLRDPDYKEHYDGAIEAINNFYYQYVKISSLEKQREKASRVLNKRIKQTQNYLDKTYGKLADLDDSNKNEEIANIIMANLHVIPKRAKTVELFDFYHDTQRTIKLKEDLSPQKNAEVYYRKAKNARIEIQKLEENIARKEREKKEYEKHLAIVMEIDNFKELRKYLKNNRLSTSTNQAAQVDKFPFKRFDYQGFEIWIGKNSKNNDLLTQKYAYKEDLWLHAKDVSGSHVVIKYQAGKSFPTDVIEKAASLAAYYSKRSSDTLCPVIVTPKKFVRKTKDLVDGQVIVDKEEVIMVVPEKFE